The genomic stretch CCCATTTTTGGCTAAGGAGAGAGTCTTTAGATTTGGAGGCATACTATCAAAAACTCCCAAAGGTAAGAAACTCAGAGAATTTTCAGAGATGTCTAGCTCTTCTAAGTTTAGCAGattcttaaagaattttaagtaTCTGTTATCACCATCTCTCCATAAAATATCCAAATGGTTGCCTCTGAACTCCAGGATTTGAAGAGATTCACTCTCCATGGTCCTGCTGGTGGAGGTAGCAATATCATTATAGTTCATCATCAGTTTCTTCAGAACCTTGAGGTTCTTGGTAAAATTTAGCATGTGAGTAATTCCTTCTGATTGAAAATAATGGCTGTTACTACTTATATCTAGGACTTCCAGGTTGTGTAGCTCCTCAAATGCAGTTGAGTAGAGTAAATCAAGCCGATTGTTAGAGAAGTCCAAATATTTCAACTCCACTAAAGGCTGAAATTCACTTCCATTGAGCGTCTGGCTAATGCTATTTCCTGATAAGTTTAGGCATTTGAGGAAAGAAAGATGCTGGAAATCAGAAGGCttgataaaaaatatattatttctactAAGGTCCAAGGTCTGCCCATACATATAACAATCTTCATTAAGAGGTAAGAAAGAAGGAGGCTCTTTGCTCTTGGACCGGCAACTCCTTGCATACTCATCATATCTGAAATAATGCAATGTTTCAAGGACCTGAGGCCCATGGCCTGCTACAGAAGTTCTCATGTTAGAGCAGAAACCACCTTCAGGTGAATCTCCCGAAGGTGATATTTTATTCACTGAAAGATCTATGaatttcaatgttttaaattGGTTAAAAATGCTGAGGTTAGCAATTTTTATAAAGTTAGTGCCAAGATCAAGAACTTCAAGATTGGGAAGATTATGTAATGGGAAGAGGTTTAAACTATTCAGCTCTTTAAAGACATAGCCTTTGATTCGCAAAACTTTCAATTTTTTCAGTGAAGAAAATGCATCTGATAGATTTATAACTGCATGGTAGACCTGAAGATCATAATTGAAAGACAGATCCAAGTTGACAAGGTTATGAAGAAGATGTAAAAATTTGGCATCCCCAATTTCTTTGGCCAAGAAGTTTTGGGAAAGATCTAGTTCTTTAAGTTTGTTAATGTTTTTAAACCATCTTTGGGGCACGTGCTGTAGAGAGTTACTGTGTAGACGTAAGACTTGCAATTCTGTCAATGCATCAAAAGCATTTGGATCAATCTGTAGGGGAGAATTATTTTCACAGGGTGTGCAAGGAAATGGAACATTATAACAACGAGGGCAATTTCCACTCAGATCAAGAACTTGTAGTTGACTGAGGTTATTAAAATCATCTTCTTGGATTTTTGTAATGATGTTATTGTAAAGATAGAGTTCTGTCAAACTAGATGGCAAAACAGTGGGGACAGCTGAGATATTGTTATCTTTTAGGGAGAgcaattttaaatttctcatattTAGGAAAGCATCTTTTTCGATAGTAAATGAAACATTACAAGGGTTACGATAGTAACAGTTTTGGCCCAGGTAGAGTATTTCTAGGTTGGCCAGTTCTGTTAGATTCTCCTTCATGATCAAAAAGATGTTGTTGGCCTCCAGACTCAGCAGCTGTAAGCTGGGAGGAAGATCCTGAGGTATTTCTAGAAGCTGGTTTCCATCCAGGTAAAGAGATTTTAAATACGTGAGTTTGCTAAAGCTGTTGGGTTTAATCTGTAGCCTTTTGGTGCACACGTTGTCTTTTGGCCCCAGTCGAACAGGTATGCAGTTGCATCTGAAATCGATCTCCACCAGATGGTCCAGCCGGTGGAAGGAGGCTGGAGAGATGCCTGCTATGTGGTTAATGGTGAGGGTAAGGTTGGTGGCATTGGCAGGAATACCTCCAGGAATTTCTGTCAAATGCTTGTCTGTGCAGTCCACAATCACATGGGCATTTGGGGCATCCAGAGTGACATCACAGGGCAGAGTTTTAGGAAACCATCTAGCCCCAAGGAGTTCAGAAATTAGGATCATGTTAAAAAGGATAGGAAACTGTCTCTTCAATGTCCACATTGGAAACACCTGAAAGTATAAGAAAGAATAAATCACCCGTTTAAAATACACCAAGATCCAGAATTTAAAACTCCCGTTTGCTGCCTCTCTCTTGCTCCATTTGAAAAATCAACAGCTTAGGTTTATCGTTCTCAACTGT from Bubalus bubalis isolate 160015118507 breed Murrah chromosome X, NDDB_SH_1, whole genome shotgun sequence encodes the following:
- the TLR7 gene encoding toll-like receptor 7 isoform X1 → MQQRKVFPMWTLKRQFPILFNMILISELLGARWFPKTLPCDVTLDAPNAHVIVDCTDKHLTEIPGGIPANATNLTLTINHIAGISPASFHRLDHLVEIDFRCNCIPVRLGPKDNVCTKRLQIKPNSFSKLTYLKSLYLDGNQLLEIPQDLPPSLQLLSLEANNIFLIMKENLTELANLEILYLGQNCYYRNPCNVSFTIEKDAFLNMRNLKLLSLKDNNISAVPTVLPSSLTELYLYNNIITKIQEDDFNNLSQLQVLDLSGNCPRCYNVPFPCTPCENNSPLQIDPNAFDALTELQVLRLHSNSLQHVPQRWFKNINKLKELDLSQNFLAKEIGDAKFLHLLHNLVNLDLSFNYDLQVYHAVINLSDAFSSLKKLKVLRIKGYVFKELNSLNLFPLHNLPNLEVLDLGTNFIKIANLSIFNQFKTLKFIDLSVNKISPSGDSPEGGFCSNMRTSVAGHGPQVLETLHYFRYDEYARSCRSKSKEPPSFLPLNEDCYMYGQTLDLSRNNIFFIKPSDFQHLSFLKCLNLSGNSISQTLNGSEFQPLVELKYLDFSNNRLDLLYSTAFEELHNLEVLDISSNSHYFQSEGITHMLNFTKNLKVLKKLMMNYNDIATSTSRTMESESLQILEFRGNHLDILWRDGDNRYLKFFKNLLNLEELDISENSLSFLPLGVFDSMPPNLKTLSLAKNGLKSFSWEKLQSLKNLETLDLSFNQLKTVPERLSNCSRSLKKLILKNNQIRCLTKYFLQGAFQLRHLDLSSNKIQVIQKTSFPENVLNNLNILFLHHNRFLCNCDAVWFVWWVNHTEVTIPYLATDVTCMGPGAHKGQSVVSLDLYTCELDLTNFILLSLSISAVLSLMMITTANHLYFWDVWYSYHFCKAKIKGYRRLISPNSCYDAFIVYDTKDPAVTEWVLDELVAKLEDPREKCFNLCLEERDWLPGQPVLENLSQSIQLSKKTVFVMTDKYAKTENFKIAFYLSHQRLMDEKVDVIILIFLEKPLQKSKFLQLRKRLCGSSVLEWPTNPQAHPYFWQCLKNALATDNHVTYSQVFKETA
- the TLR7 gene encoding toll-like receptor 7 isoform X2, translating into MVFPMWTLKRQFPILFNMILISELLGARWFPKTLPCDVTLDAPNAHVIVDCTDKHLTEIPGGIPANATNLTLTINHIAGISPASFHRLDHLVEIDFRCNCIPVRLGPKDNVCTKRLQIKPNSFSKLTYLKSLYLDGNQLLEIPQDLPPSLQLLSLEANNIFLIMKENLTELANLEILYLGQNCYYRNPCNVSFTIEKDAFLNMRNLKLLSLKDNNISAVPTVLPSSLTELYLYNNIITKIQEDDFNNLSQLQVLDLSGNCPRCYNVPFPCTPCENNSPLQIDPNAFDALTELQVLRLHSNSLQHVPQRWFKNINKLKELDLSQNFLAKEIGDAKFLHLLHNLVNLDLSFNYDLQVYHAVINLSDAFSSLKKLKVLRIKGYVFKELNSLNLFPLHNLPNLEVLDLGTNFIKIANLSIFNQFKTLKFIDLSVNKISPSGDSPEGGFCSNMRTSVAGHGPQVLETLHYFRYDEYARSCRSKSKEPPSFLPLNEDCYMYGQTLDLSRNNIFFIKPSDFQHLSFLKCLNLSGNSISQTLNGSEFQPLVELKYLDFSNNRLDLLYSTAFEELHNLEVLDISSNSHYFQSEGITHMLNFTKNLKVLKKLMMNYNDIATSTSRTMESESLQILEFRGNHLDILWRDGDNRYLKFFKNLLNLEELDISENSLSFLPLGVFDSMPPNLKTLSLAKNGLKSFSWEKLQSLKNLETLDLSFNQLKTVPERLSNCSRSLKKLILKNNQIRCLTKYFLQGAFQLRHLDLSSNKIQVIQKTSFPENVLNNLNILFLHHNRFLCNCDAVWFVWWVNHTEVTIPYLATDVTCMGPGAHKGQSVVSLDLYTCELDLTNFILLSLSISAVLSLMMITTANHLYFWDVWYSYHFCKAKIKGYRRLISPNSCYDAFIVYDTKDPAVTEWVLDELVAKLEDPREKCFNLCLEERDWLPGQPVLENLSQSIQLSKKTVFVMTDKYAKTENFKIAFYLSHQRLMDEKVDVIILIFLEKPLQKSKFLQLRKRLCGSSVLEWPTNPQAHPYFWQCLKNALATDNHVTYSQVFKETA